The following proteins come from a genomic window of Ochotona princeps isolate mOchPri1 chromosome 14, mOchPri1.hap1, whole genome shotgun sequence:
- the CRB2 gene encoding protein crumbs homolog 2, which translates to MALAGPGTQDPRHVASLLLLLLLWVPALTLLTGTVPPQMQSACASDPCDPGARCQAAESGGYTCGPPEPQGCASQPCHHGALCVPQGPDPHGFRCYCVPGFQGPQCELDIDECASRPCHHGATCRNLADRYECQCPLGYAGVTCEAEVDECASAPCLHGGSCLDGVGSYRCACAPGYGGAQCQLDLDECQSQPCTHGGVCYDLVNGFRCDCAGTGYEGTRCEQEVLECASAPCAHNASCLEGLGNFRCLCWPGYSGERCELDEDECAERPCQHGGQCLQRSDPALYGGIQATFPGDFSFRHAAGFLCRCPPGFEGADCSVDVDECASGPCQHGGHCQDLPSGFQCHCLDGFAGLTCQEEVDECLSEPCLHGGSCRDTVAGYVCWCPEAWGGPDCSVPLTGCQSHTCPPAATCIPIFESGVHSFVCHCPPGTHGPLCGQNTTFSVAAGSPVWVLVPVGNDRMRLALRFRTTLPAGVLASRIQDTQDSLELALVAATLQATLQSHGTIVLVLRLPDLALNDGHWHRVEAVLGPGSLELRLWHEGCPGRLCVVSGPVTPSLTTFTGPSSTQLGGGEFVGCFQDVQVDERLLLPEAFGEAALLGCERQEQCQPLSCAHGGSCVDLWTRFHCDCPRPYSGPTCEDEAVAATFGLAGIMSSASFLLHEPPGTNLTVSFLLRTRKPTGLLLQFVNGSAAAGLTVFLSQGQVRAQVPGNPPMVLPGRWDDGLRRLVTLSFGPEQLQGLGQQVHVGGKAEPAANMGAWGGPFQGCLQDLRFNDLQLPFFPPPWENSSQLAHELDGWHSENLTEGCVSEDTCNPNPCLNGGTCLVTWNDFHCTCPDNFTGPTCAQQLWCPGQPCLSPATCEEVPDGFVCVAETTFREGPPAEFSGRNVSLGRELSGLSLAFRTRDAEAGLLRASAGAHAAVWLEVRNGSLAAGVRSGHGLPGALLPAPGPRVADGAWHRVRLAMESPGATASNASRWLLWWDRTATPVALHGLAGDLGFLQGPGAARLLLAENFTGCLGRVAVGSLPLPLARPRPGVIPGPREHFAAWPGAPVPSLGCRSAPVCEPSPCLHGGACRDLFDAFACACGPGWEGRRCEARADPCRSAPCARGRCHARPDGLFECRCPPGFAGPRCRVPAPADGCSHNATCLNGSCPGDSAGPRCRVPVFPCDANPCLNGGTCQAAGGQPECVCGARFSGRFCEVTKGLPLQLPFPLLEVVVPAACVCLLLLLLGLLSGILAARKRRQSEGTYSPSQQEVAGARLEMDSVLKVPPEERLI; encoded by the exons GAGCGCCTGCGCCTCAGATCCCTgtgacccaggagccaggtgccaggctgCAGAGAGCGGTGGCTACACCTGTGGGCCCCCAGAaccccagggctgtgccagccagccctgccaccatggtgctctctgtgtgccccaGGGCCCAGATCCCCACGGCTTCCGCTGCTACTGCGTGCCTGGGTTCCAGGGCCCACAGTGCGAGCTGGACATTGACGAGTGTGCGTCCCGGCCGTGCCACCATGGGGCCACCTGCCGCAACCTTGCCGATCGCTATGAATGTCAATGCCCCCTGGGCTAtgcag GTGTGACCTGCGAGGCCGAGGTGGACGAGTGCGCCTCAGCACCCTGCCTGCACGGGGGCTCCTGCTTGGATGGCGTGGGCTCCTACCGCTGCGCGTGCGCGCCAGGCTACGGCGGCGCCCAGTGCCAGTTGGACCTCGATGAGTGCCAGAGCCAGCCGTGCACACACGGAGGTGTATGCTACGACCTGGTAAACGG GTTCCGCTGTGACTGCGCGGGCACAGGCTACGAGGGCACACGCTGCGAACAGGAGGTGCTGGAGTGCGCGTCTGCGCCCTGTGCGCACAATGCGTCCTGCCTCGAGGGCCTCGGGAACTTTCGCTGCCTCTGCtggccag GCTACAGCGGCGAGCGGTGTGAACTGGATGAGGACGAGTGCGCAGAGCGCCCCTGCCAGCACGGCGGCCAGTGCCTCCAGCGCTCCGACCCTGCCCTCTATGGGGGCATCCAGGCCACTTTTCCCGGCGACTTCAGCTTCCGCCATGCCGCAGGCTTCCTGTGTCGCTGCCCTCCCGGCTTTGAGG GTGCAGACTGCAGCGTGGATGTGGATGAGTGCGCTTCAGGGCCCTGCCAGCACGGAGGCCACTGCCAGGACCTGCCCAGCGGCTTCCAGTGCCACTGCCTGGATGGCTTCGCAG GCCTCACATGTCAGGAGGAGGTGGACGAGTGCCTGTCGGAACCCTGCCTGCACGGTGGAAGCTGCCGGGACACCGTGGCGGGCTACGTCTGCTGGTGCCCTGAGGCCTGGGGTGGCCCGGACTGCTCTGTGCCACTCACGGGTTGCCAGAGCCACACCTGCCCGCCGGCTGCCACCTGCATCCCCATCTTTGAGTCTGGGGTTCACAGTTTTGTCTGCCActgtccccctgggacccacggACCCCTGTGTGGCCAGAACACCACCTTCTCTGTGGCAGCTGGGAGCCCTGTGTGGGTTTTGGTGCCAGTGGGCAATGACCGCATGAGGCTGGCACTGCGGTTTCGCACCACGCTACCAGCTGGGGTCTTGGCCAGTCGCATCCAGGACACCCAGGACAGCCTGGAGCTGGCGCTGGTGGCAGCAACACTGCAGGCCACGCTCCAGAGCCATGGCACCATCGTGCTCGTTTTGAGACTGCCGGATCTGGCCCTGAATGATGGACATTGGCACCGGGTGGAGGcggtgctgggcccaggcagCCTGGAGCTGCGGCTCTGGCACGAGGGTTGCCCTGGCCGGCTCTGCGTAGTCTCCGGCCCTGTAACACCGTCCCTGACCACATTCACAGGACCCAGCTCAACTCAGCTGGGTGGCGGGGAGTTTGTGGGCTGCTTCCAGGATGTGCAGGTGGACGAGCGCCTCCTGCTACCTGAGGCCTTTGGGGAGGCCGCACTGCTGGGCTGTGAGCGCCAGgaacagtgccagcccctgtcctgCGCCCACGGAGGGTCCTGCGTGGACCTGTGGACTCGCTTCCACTGCGACTGCCCCCGGCCTTACAGCGGCCCCACATGCGAGGACG AAGCCGTAGCTGCCACCTTTGGCTTGGCGGGCATCATGAGCTCCGCTTCCTTTCTGCTCCACGAGCCCCCTGGCACCAACCTCACAGTGTCCTTCCTCCTGCGCACCCGGAAGCCCACCGGCTTGCTGCTCCAGTTTGTCAATGGCTCAGCCGCCGCTGGCCTGACCGTCTTCCTGAGCCAGGGACAGGTCCGGGCTCAAGTGCCTGGCAATCCTCCCATGGTGCTGCCTGGGCGCTGGGACGATGGGCTCCGCCGCCTGGTGACACTCAGCTTCGGGCCTGAGCAGCTTCAGGGCCTCGGGCAGCAGGTGCACGTGGGCGGGAAGGCTGAGCCAGCCGCCAACATGGGGGCTTGGGGAGGGCCCTTCCAAGGCTGCCTCCAGGACCTGCGATTCAACGACCTGCAGCTGCCCTTCTTCCCTCCGCCATGGGAGAACTCAAGTCAGCTGGCTCATGAGCTGGATGGCTGGCACTCTGAAAACCTCACCGAGGGCTGCGTCTCGGAGGACACATGCAAT CCCAACCCCTGTTTGAATGGTGGGACTTGCCTTGTCACCTGGAATGACTTCCACTGTACCTGTCCTGACAACTTCACAGGGCCCACCTGTGCCCAGCAGCTCTGGtgccctggccagccctgcctctcaCCTGCCACCTGTGAGGAGGTCCCTGATGGCTTTGTCT GTGTGGCCGAGACCACGTTCCGCGAGGGGCCCCCGGCAGAGTTCAGCGGGCGCAATGTGTCCTTGGGACGCGAGCTCAGTGGTCTCTCGTTGGCCTTCCGCACGCGGGACGCCGAGGCGGGGCTGCTGCGGGCATCGGCTGGTGCCCACGCCGCCGTCTGGCTGGAGGTGCGCAACGGCTCGCTGGCGGCTGGCGTGCGCAGCGGCCACGGCCTGCCCGGCGCCTTACTGCCTGCGCCCGGGCCGCGCGTGGCCGATGGCGCCTGGCACCGAGTGCGCCTGGCCATGGAGAGCCCGGGGGCCACCGCCAGCAACGCCTCTCGATGGCTGCTCTGGTGGGACAGAACGGCGACGCCCGTGGCGCTGCACGGCCTCGCCGGCGACTTGGGTTTCCTGCAGGGACCTGGCGCCGCGCGCCTACTGCTGGCCGAGAACTTTACTGGCTGCTTGGGCCGCGTGGCCGTCGGCAGCCTCCCGTTGCCCCTGGCGCGGCCGCGTCCCGGCGTGATCCCCGGCCCTCGGGAGCATTTTGCAGCTTGGCCCGGGGCGCCGGTCCCGAGCCTCGGCTGCCGCAGCGCGCCCGTGTGCGAGCCCTCGCCCTGCCTGCACGGAGGCGCCTGCCGAGACCTTTTCGACGCCTTCGCCTGCGCCTGTGGCCCGGGCTGGGAGGGCCGGCGCTGCGAGGCCCGTGCCGACCCATGTAGATCCGCGCCCTGCGCCCGGGGCCGCTGTCATGCACGCCCTGACGGCCTCTTTGAGTGCCGCTGCCCGCCGGGATTCGCGGGCCCACGTTGCAG ggtGCCAGCCCCGGCTGATGGGTGCAGCCACAACGCCACCTGCCTCAACGGCAGCTGCCCTGGGGACTCTGCTGGCCCCAG GTGTCGGGTCCCTGTGTTTCCCTGCGATGCCAACCCCTGCCTGAATGGGGGCACGTGCCAGGCGGCTGGTGGGCAGCCTGAATGCGTGTGCGGTGCCAGGTTCTCGGGCCGGTTCTGTGAAGTGACG AAGGGCCTGCCGCTGCAGCTGCCGTTCCCGCTGCTGGAGGTGGTGGTGCCTGCGGCCTgtgtctgcctcctcctcctcctcctgggcctcctcTCGGGGATCCTGGCGGCCAGAAAGCGGCGCCAGTCGGAGGGCACCTACAGTCCGAGCCAGCAGGAGGTGGCCGGGGCCCGGCTAGAGATGGACAGTGTCCTCAAGGTGCCGCCCGAGGAGAGACTGATCTAG